The genomic window AAATGTATGACTGGGTATGATTATTTTGGCTTTCAATCCTACATTTCATTTGCAAAATTATTGAGAAAGTGCAATGCATTGCCAACAAGATACAAAAATAGAAGAAGTGAAGATGTTGATTGAAAGAGCAAAAGCAGAAGCAGGAGAATACTGATAATCTGGAAGAAAATATGTCATTTACAAGTGGATTGGTTCAGGAATACTGACAggaaaaacatgtaaaaagtaTATTTGAGCTATTGCTGTCCCTGATTAGCTTAATTCATCAATCACATCTCAAAGCTGATAAGGGACATGTTTTATAGACACTGTGAGGCAGGAGTAAGGACCTGATGTTTACATATTTGACATAATTGTTTCAACAGCACTCTCCTGAAATAGCTATCCTGATCAGAGTTAttttgccacacacacacacatttatcatGTCATCTACAAAGCCAATTATGATGATGCGTAGAGTGTGAAACATGCCACATGCAAGCGTGATATTAAAACAGCTGCCAATGTGCCAAAGAGCAAGAAAATACAGCTAGAGACTGACATTTCCAGAAGGGATACAAACCTCCAACATTAAAAGGCTATGTCTGACATAAATTGAGTCACCCTCAATTTTCTTTGCTCTtttctgtgaaaaatgaaaagaacaaaaaagggtGGTTTGTTTCAGTTGACTTGTGTGTCGGCATCAAAACTGCCACACCTCGGACATGCATGCTACTGATATTTTCTACAGTGTTAATACAACGGACAACAGGAGTTTTGACGAATCTGCATGCAAAACAGTTCGGGGCCGAGTACTGCACTACTAAAGCAAAGAACCTAGAGAACTGACTCAAAATATCTAtgagaaaagaaataaagaatgGTGAAGTGACAGAAATGTGATAAAACACCAGCTATCATGCCCCATTTTAGTAAGGTGCATTTAATCCATAATCATGCATGTGCATTCCAGGGTTTACAACAACAGCAAGCAATGAGAAGAAATGACTGCTTCGTAAACGTCTAAACAGTTACAGTCTCCTCATATCAAAGCTGTATTATTCACTTAATGACTGCTCACGTATTCTGATGATCTTACGTTTTCTAAAATATGCTGTACGCGCATCGAACCTGATGTGGTTTTCATTTTAGAGCTAGCTGTATGGAAGCACAACATGAGAAGAGGGTGAAATTAGTCTTTTGGATGAGAAGCTTGATATCATCAGAATGGAGATGGAGACATGGCTATGGAAAGAGAGCTGAAACACGACTAAGAATCTGACCTTTCGCATTCGCACCACCTCCGTGCTTGTGACCTCTGACTTGTGCTACCCCAGGGAGGAGAGAGGAACACATGTTAGCATCCTCTGCGTGTTACCTTTGATACTTAGCCATAGAGGAAACAAGTCTTCAGAGGACAGACATGCATGAGGCCAGTGTCTGACACTAACCTGAATGTGCCCATTGATGGTGGGTATCAGGGATGAGTTTACTTCTCTGTGGTCCCTCCACACTGCTGGCTACAGCAGCAAGAGAGACACAGTTCACACTCAAACACAGAGAGAGCCTCTGCTTGAGACACCTTTTACTGCTCAATTTATAATCATCAAAATACCCAGACACTTATTACGAAGGTATAAGGCATCATTTGATTATCTTGCACTGGTGCCAGTTGTTTCGTTAAGTATACATGGTTTACATGGTGTACACATTAAGGTCCAGCAGAATAAATAATAGACATCTGGTAAAAGTCAAAAGTATTAGGAGTGATTCAATACCTTGACCTCAGTGACTGTCTCCATTTTCGAAGGCTCCACCGTTTCTACCGTGACCTCCAGCCTCCTTTCCTCCTGGCGGCTGGTCTTGATTGGAGTGGAGGTCTGGGGCTGGTCGAACAGGGCCATGGGGATTCCAGCCTCGGCCAGGGCAGCCTGGGAGAAAACTGGAGCGCTAACAGGACGCGCACCCCTCTGTGTGCTCACAGCTggggaaaggaaaaggaaaagggaAATCTTTTAGACATAGTGTTGCAGAGAGGTTGGATTGCTTGGTTTAAACATGTCCAAACCCTCAGTGCATAAAAAGACAGAATAGCgtttgaaacatgtaaaactTCAGAGCAAACAGCCGCATCATACTTACTTCTCAAGCCACAATGATGCAAGAGTATACTGTACCTTAAATTCTTTACTTACTTTTAGGAAAGTATAAGCAGAAGTGTGCCATCAGTGAATATCCAAAATATCCACAAAATGCAAAGAGAGCAAAAGCGCCGCTCAGTTCTTGTTCTAATCCGATGTTTGATGCACAAGCAGATGATATTAGGCTGCAATGACCTGCAATGCTCAATGCTGAACCACTGAGCATGAAATGCTGAGATTAGAAAGCGGTAATTCTTTAATCTGCAAAACACAGCGCGTCAGAGATCCTTAAGCAATGGGGAATGTGAACTTCCATTAACGGACTCATTCTCTTGTGGAAAGAAGTCAGTGTGAAACAGGGCACAGCGGCTTTAATTTGATGTTAATAGGTTTTCCACAACTCCAAGAAAGCATGAGTATGAGCTGGTCATCTGCAAAGCAACAAACCAAGCAAAAAATACCTGACTCTTTGACGCCAACATCTAGGAGAACAAACCAATCATCACTGATATATGCACGTGATGGTGCAGGTCTTTCCTCCAGGATTCGCTTCTCAAACTGTGGCCGCATCTCCAAAATAGTGATCCTTGTTTTGGTCTGAAATCTGCTCACTTCTTTTGGGAACGTGATGCGCTCTGGGACAGCAACTAACACAAACAGACGACCATTTTCAGCTGCATTACAGTACATTAAGTTGTCCCAAAGTGAAATGACAGAGACAATGTTGGACCTATTGTCTGAGTATATTCAGAAGGTAAGGACTTGTACCATTACAAATGAATGTAGAAGAGCAGTGAACTTTGTTGGTAATCATTTTGATTATACCTGACGgtttaggggccacatccagAAGTATGTACCAATCATCCTCCACCTCTCTCACTGTTGGCCGTGGTTTCTGCTGTACTATTGTTTTCTGCCGCCACTCTCTCTCATCCACTGTTGTAACTCTCTTCTGCACTTTAACCTCTTTGACTGCAAACTCTTTGGCTGGTCTTACTTCGGGATACATACGGACTTGTTTGTCCACAGCCActgacatagaacacacacagaaaTCACAGTGAACCTCAGCCGGTCACATGAAAGCACATCCTGAGTTCTTTGCGCATCTGAAAAAGCTAAAATATACACTGCACATTAATGATGCTGAAGTACACTGGCACACTTTCACAAAATCACATAATACCTTGAACTTTTGTTGCAACATCTAGGAGCACAAACCAGTCATCATCCACCCTTCTCCGTTTAGATGGTTTTATCTCCACAAATGTCACAAATGGCCTCACATCTTCAGTGATGAATTTTTGTTTTGGTACCTTGGCAGCTACCACATCGACAATACGCTCCACAACAGCaactaacacacacaaaaagactCTATGAACCAAGTGCAAATATGATGACATTATTGAAGGTTGAGTTATTTCAgctttaaattaaacaaaaatgatttAGTGCCAGCTTATTAGTCATAGCAGAGAGTGTGTAGACCTTCTGGCTTTGGAATCTACCTTGTGGTACAACAACAGGCTTGTCACGGATGACGTCAAACAGGACAAACCAATCATCGCCTCCTTCTCTCTCTACTGGTGGTGCAATTTGTCTTGATCTAATTTCAGACAGACGTGCCTCATCTTGCTTTCTGTCCACACCAATTGTGATCTTCTTCCATGTTTTAGTCTCAGTGATTGTCACCTCAGTCTCAATTGTTTTCCTCATATATGGCACAGGCTCAACAGGAGTGACTGGTACAGACAGACAAGAATCAACCGAGTTAAACTAGTGTCTGAATCACAAAAATGTTAAGCTGTAAATTGAGgtaacaaatgataaaaaaaaaatgtaaatgtttgaaTGCTGGAGAGAAGCTGCAAACTTATAGAAACTATACCTGCGAGGGGAGTGACTGCCCTCTCACGAACAGCATCAAACAGCACAAACCAGTCATCATCTCTTTCTGGTCTTGGCTGAGAAGGCTGTGATCTAATCTGCTCAAGATCAACCTTCCGTTCCACACGTTTCACTGCAATTTGAGGCTGAGGACTCGGATACATTTGACTGGATACCACCACAGGAACTGTAAACAAAAAGTTTATAAGTATACCTCAAGATGATCTGAAAGAGGCTGTTTTTGCAAGGtaataaaaatgtgtaatttctGGAGTTTATTAGTAAAAAATATATCTCCTTTGGTAGAAAAGTATATGTGGGAAGATAGTTTGAACACGTTTGTACCTGGGGGCACATAGACAGTCTCTCTGGGAGTAACATCCAGCAACACATACCAGTCATCATCCCTTTGTCTGACTGGTTGGGAGACTTTCTTCTGTGGTATAATCTGCTTGGGAagctccttttcctttttctggaTCATAATCTCTTCAACTACAACCTTCCTCCTGGACTCTACTATTACCGTCTCAGTAGAAATGGTTTCCTCAGCATAACCTTGATCATAGTCAGCCATGGAAACTAATAACAAAAAGATAGTCATAAGAAAATACAGCtcaaaaaggtgacaaaatacaaaatgaagcaaaaaatagcGTGTGAGAAAGCCAGTACTACCTGGTGGCACATAAGCCGATACTCTAATAGGAACATCCAGAAGAATAAACCAGTCATCCTCTATCTGTTTCACGGACTGTGGCTGTGCTAGGACTTGCTTTTGACTTTGCATTTCTGTGTCTTCTACCACCATCACTTCTATCTGCTTCACTCTGGTCACTTCAACAACAGGACTGCGTTCTTTTGGAGACACTTCAACATGCTTCACAAGAGCAACTAACACAAAACAGAATGAAAATTGGCTGACTATACAGGACTTTATGAATATGTGCATCTGCAAAACAGAGTAATTGGTGGTTTTGAAGTTGTAAAACAATGCAGGAGACTTTAGTACTACCTGGTGGTACATAAGATGGGATTCTGGGAACAACATCCAGCAACACAAACCAGTCATCATCTCTGATTCTCTGTTGCTGTTGAGGGACTTCTTGCACAAGTCTCGGCATGTCTTgggttatttttctttcttcaacTACTTCTTCTCTAATCTCTTTGTCTGCTGTGATTGTAACCACAGAGACAAATCTCTCAGTATCCATCTGGTCTTGCTCCCTTAAGGAAACTGACAGAGTTTGGAAACAGTGATTTAACTTGAGATAAAAGCGAAATCGTACCAGTAAGCAAGCGCAATAAAAAAGCACAATAAAGCCAAAGTTATTTTATAGAGAAGCACAAATGATTTCAGCACTACCTGGTGGTACGTAAAGCATTTCTTTGGGAACAACATCCAGCAACACAAACCAGTCATCAACTCTCTCTGTGACGGTCTGTGGCGGTGTGATTTCAGGAACACCTCTTACtccatcttcttttatttttctctcttctaCTATGATCTCCCTTTTCTCTTCCACTGTTATAATTTTGGTTGTTGAGATGACGTAGCTTTCTTGATCCACCCGAGGACGTTCCACAGAGGGGACTACTGACGAGAAAACCCATTTTAAAATAAACAtatggtgataaaaaaaaaaatctgatagcACGGAAGCAGCTGCTATGATTCGCATTTGCAAGTATATTAATAACTAGACTGAGAAACTGCCAATGTTAAGCATTTCAAACACCTTATGTGACAGCAGGAAAATATAAGGAATCGGATAAAACAATGAGAGTATGTGCATCTATAGAAAAACGAAAAAGAGCAATCAACAAAAGATGTCTGTCGACTTCAATGAAAAGAACAGTTATGTTCCTTTGCACGACTACTTCCTTAAGCACAAAGAACACTCAGCATCCATCTGTTCTCGCTCCTTAAAGGTAACTGACATTTGGAAAACAGAGTTTTAACTCAATATGTCGAGATGATATTACACTCGCaagcaaaaacaataaaaagcacAAGAAGccaaagttttttttgcatatcagcAGATAAGAGACTTTAGCGCTACCTGGTGGTACATAAGGCATTTCTCTGGGAACAACATCCAGCAACACAAACCAGTCATCAACTCTCTGTGTGACGGTCTGTGGCGGTGTGATTTCAGGAACACCTCTTACTCCATCTTCTGTCATTTTACTCTCTTCTACTATGATCTCCCTTTTCTCTTCCACAGTTAACACCTGGGTTGCTGAGAAAAACAACCcgccctcttcttcttcttcttcctcctcctcctgagcaCGTTCCACTGAGGCGAATACTGACGAGAAATTTTAACAGAAGAAAGTCTCACAATAAGAAGGTGGTAGCTCAAGAGAGTGTATTGATAGCCAGACTGAGAGATGACCATCACCAGGTATCAGGTTATAGGATATGATATCAATAAAATATCAGGAAGTAAAAGAAAGAATATGTACGTCTTAGAAAGGGGAAAGATGTTAAGTCCAATGAACAGAAACTGAACTAGTGTTTGACTCAACTTGTGTATAACAGTAAATTAAGGCCTGACATGTAGCTGAAACCTGTGTCAACAATAACATACTATACCTGGTGGTTTGAAAACAGCCTTGTATGGAAGACGGTCCAAAAGTATGAACCACACGTCCTTATCTTCCACCTGAGATCGATCCTCACCTTGGAGTCTCTCTGTTAGTTCTCTCTCCTCTAGTCCTTCTGTCTTACTCCACATTGCCATCTTCTCAAGCTTCTTTTCTGACACTACACTTGTAACGTCTTTCTTACTGTACTCTTGTTGACTTCTTTCTTCCACAATTGTTACTTTTGTATTCGTTCTTTGCTCCACCTTCTTGTAAACCACAACAGAAGAAGTGCTGATAACATCTGGACCACCAAACTTCTCCTCAACTTCTGCTCTCCATTCCTTTTCTACATGATTTAGCCTCTCTTTCAAGCTATCATCTAACTCACTCATGTCTGTGACCTCTAGTTTACTCTCCTTCATCTCAGCTTCTTCCTCTTCAGGCAACAGGCCTTTCAAAAACACCTTCTTTATCTGGTCTTCTAGTTCATCAACTTCATCCTCTTTTGTCTCCACTTTCCAAACTGATTTTTTCACCACTATTTTTGACTCTTCCTCTCTTAACCTGTCAACTTCTTCCTTCCCCAACTCCTCTTCAATTACTTCCTGAAGTCTTTCTGCCATGTCATCCACCTGTTGGAGCCTTTCCTCTAAATCCTTCACGTCTCTCAGACGCTTCTCCAAAACATCTGCCTCCTTCAGCTTGCCTACCAAGGTAACATGTTCCTGCAGTCTCTCAATAACTTTCTCAGTGATCACTTCCTGCTCAGTTGCATCAATGACCTGTTCATCCTTCTCCTGGAGCTGCGGCTGCACTAAGGGAAAGACTGTGGAGCAGGGATGAAGGCAAATTAGATGTTTAAGCTAAAACAGAAAAGGAGCTGCTGGTTGTTTCATAAAATGTAAGTGatattttactgtattgtttggtaacacacagactcacatggaggtttttcatcaaaatctaatGAGGATTGGCTGTAGATTCGGTCAAAGTAGAGGTACCAATCATCTGTCCGTTTCAGCGTGGGTTGTAAAAGCCTCTCAATAGAGCTCACTTTTGCCAAACTGAGTTTTGCTAATAAATTCACAGAAACAATAGGCAGCAATATCACATTAGATGAAGAAATGGCACAAAATTCAGTCTGTAAATGAGTGAGTGCAAGATGCATGTAGGAAGATAATGCAACATTCATACACATGATTGTGAAAGACTGAAAGTATTAAAAAGCTCAATAATGCATTGTTGCTAATTGTGGATAAATGCTGGCAGGCGTTACAAAAGCAGATACCTGACTGTTTCACCAAATCAAAAGATGGGACGAAAGGAAAAGGAGAACGGCGATAGAGCAGAGTGGACCATTCATCCTCCTTTCCCCTCTGCTGCTGCTCATTTGATGCCAGCTCCCACCATGGTTCACTGACTGTCTGCCCAATCTGAGTGCCCTGCCAGGTTACTGTGTGAACAGACTGCCCCTCCTCTGTCCACCATGTCTGCACAGAATCCCCTCTGGCTGTGAAGAGATGACGGGGTGAAGGCAGTTATGTAATGGGTTTGCTGGAGCGATGATGACCACTGTGAATGCTCCACAGTGCTTCAAGCGTGTTTCTGACCAAGCCGAACTCCAAGCATTTGCACTAGACCATTATAAGTCTAGTAAATGGAAGTTAATACAAAGCGGAATGAGAGATGCCTTGATTTTAGCAGAGAAGCACAAACAAAATCCGTCAGAGCAAAGGCTGGTAAAAGAGAGCTTCCCAAAGCTTTATCCAATGTTTGAACAACAGTCACCTGAGCAGCAATGACTCAGTTACAACGCTGAACTTAAAGCTATAAGCATGAGAACACACGAACGTCGGTTTGCTACAAACAATAAATAGCAGCTTCTTTAAATGCAAAGAAATGTGGAACAGGAACCTCACGAGAAATTCATTTTTTCTTGCAAAGTTTATAATAATCAAAGATACCCTGGGGTATGTGCCAGGAATAGCACATAATGATGTTACCGTCCATATGCAAAGGCAGGCGTTTATAGAAAACCATATGTGTTGCAGATGAAAGGCAATGTAGCATTAAAGCAAATGAACCATAGGAAATGGGCCTGTTAGATGATGGAATAAAGCATGTCAGTATGCCAGGAAGTGCCAATGCAGCTGCACATAACTCCAGATACCTGAGAGTTCAAGAGAAGGCTGGAGTTTTTCAGATCCCAGAATCAGTGACCAATCATCAACCTCAGACCTGGTTGATAAAGAAAGTTTCTGCAAGAACTGGAGAGTCTCATCTCCAGCTGTAAGAGCGAAACAAGTCAGAGAGTATTTTACTGAAGCTGTATTTTAATGAATAAATGCACTGATGCAACGAAATGACACACTTGTGCGTACCTCCATCTAGATTACGTGACAGCCTCTTGCTTGCAGAACGTGTGAAGCGAGGGGCGGGGCGGTCGATCAATGAGCTCGCCTGGCGGGTCTGGGCCTGAGTGCGCCCGCTGTACCGGAACTTTGAGCCCAGGACGAGGAAGCGACGTGATGAGGGAGCCTCCACTGTTGAAACCctgagggataaaaaaaaaaaaaaatcaacagtcaTTTAATTTTCATCCACCCATGATTTAATCAGTTTGACAGTTTAATCAAAGTGATAGCCCCACGTATCAGGACTGGCAAAACAAGCATAGGATTTAGCATTCTCTAAAAATTAAAAGGGTTACGTAACAATGCTAGCAACAGCTC from Sphaeramia orbicularis chromosome 16, fSphaOr1.1, whole genome shotgun sequence includes these protein-coding regions:
- the LOC115435549 gene encoding titin-like isoform X4 yields the protein MQCKVTLLDDAQFECELDKHAKGQELITKVCDHLNLLEKDYFGLAHWESPNNKTWIEPTKELRKQVPGAVYELTFNVKFYPPDPAQLTEDLTRYFLCLQLRKDIMRGVLPCSFVTLSLLGSYTAQSEIGEYDPELHGADYVKDLNLAPGQSKELEEKVMELHRTYRSMSPAQADMLFLENAKKLAMYGVDLHQAKDLDGVDITLGVCSSGLMVYKDKLRINRFPWPKVLKISYKRSSFFIKIRPSEQEQYESTIGFKLPNYKASKKLWKVCVEHHTFFRVSTVEAPSSRRFLVLGSKFRYSGRTQAQTRQASSLIDRPAPRFTRSASKRLSRNLDGAGDETLQFLQKLSLSTRSEVDDWSLILGSEKLQPSLELSARGDSVQTWWTEEGQSVHTVTWQGTQIGQTVSEPWWELASNEQQQRGKEDEWSTLLYRRSPFPFVPSFDLVKQSAKLSLAKVSSIERLLQPTLKRTDDWYLYFDRIYSQSSLDFDEKPPFFPLVQPQLQEKDEQVIDATEQEVITEKVIERLQEHVTLVGKLKEADVLEKRLRDVKDLEERLQQVDDMAERLQEVIEEELGKEEVDRLREEESKIVVKKSVWKVETKEDEVDELEDQIKKVFLKGLLPEEEEAEMKESKLEVTDMSELDDSLKERLNHVEKEWRAEVEEKFGGPDVISTSSVVVYKKVEQRTNTKVTIVEERSQQEYSKKDVTSVVSEKKLEKMAMWSKTEGLEERELTERLQGEDRSQVEDKDVWFILLDRLPYKAVFKPPVFASVERAQEEEEEEEEEGGLFFSATQVLTVEEKREIIVEESKMTEDGVRGVPEITPPQTVTQRVDDWFVLLDVVPREMPYVPPVVPSVERPRVDQESYVISTTKIITVEEKREIIVEERKIKEDGVRGVPEITPPQTVTERVDDWFVLLDVVPKEMLYVPPVSLREQDQMDTERFVSVVTITADKEIREEVVEERKITQDMPRLVQEVPQQQQRIRDDDWFVLLDVVPRIPSYVPPVALVKHVEVSPKERSPVVEVTRVKQIEVMVVEDTEMQSQKQVLAQPQSVKQIEDDWFILLDVPIRVSAYVPPVSMADYDQGYAEETISTETVIVESRRKVVVEEIMIQKKEKELPKQIIPQKKVSQPVRQRDDDWYVLLDVTPRETVYVPPVPVVVSSQMYPSPQPQIAVKRVERKVDLEQIRSQPSQPRPERDDDWFVLFDAVRERAVTPLAAVTPVEPVPYMRKTIETEVTITETKTWKKITIGVDRKQDEARLSEIRSRQIAPPVEREGGDDWFVLFDVIRDKPVVVPQVAVVERIVDVVAAKVPKQKFITEDVRPFVTFVEIKPSKRRRVDDDWFVLLDVATKVQVAVDKQVRMYPEVRPAKEFAVKEVKVQKRVTTVDEREWRQKTIVQQKPRPTVREVEDDWYILLDVAPKPSVAVPERITFPKEVSRFQTKTRITILEMRPQFEKRILEERPAPSRAYISDDWFVLLDVGVKESAVSTQRGARPVSAPVFSQAALAEAGIPMALFDQPQTSTPIKTSRQEERRLEVTVETVEPSKMETVTEVKPAVWRDHREVNSSLIPTINGHIQHKSEVTSTEVVRMRKEFDKPQEDLLRHHASISELKRNFMESVPEPRPSEWDKRLSTHSPFRTLGINGQPLPSADGSVCISPLCNGSETSAAHEETGISLGFSGEYSPTVSHQSEPDRVEAPDAPVEAESAELCDQDVVVVFDTSLVPIVEVETAQLPSSPDPSCRVLDETQLKEEEQQEEGADPGASDCSGTIFGSSPASYFRSGGPQVIRCFQPPLVQTQTVTITAVSNSLPSGISTTEVPIVPTKTITYDSSKVTVDGTDEDKDGSSVSSSKTVTSETTSGTTITTTTTHISKVVKSGSSESRVEKRIVITADPEIEQDKEKDGGASAL
- the LOC115435549 gene encoding titin-like isoform X9, translating into MQCKVTLLDDAQFECELDKHAKGQELITKVCDHLNLLEKDYFGLAHWESPNNKTWIEPTKELRKQVPGAVYELTFNVKFYPPDPAQLTEDLTRYFLCLQLRKDIMRGVLPCSFVTLSLLGSYTAQSEIGEYDPELHGADYVKDLNLAPGQSKELEEKVMELHRTYRSMSPAQADMLFLENAKKLAMYGVDLHQAKDLDGVDITLGVCSSGLMVYKDKLRINRFPWPKVLKISYKRSSFFIKIRPSEQEQYESTIGFKLPNYKASKKLWKVCVEHHTFFRVSTVEAPSSRRFLVLGSKFRYSGRTQAQTRQASSLIDRPAPRFTRSASKRLSRNLDGAGDETLQFLQKLSLSTRSEVDDWSLILGSEKLQPSLELSARGDSVQTWWTEEGQSVHTVTWQGTQIGQTVSEPWWELASNEQQQRGKEDEWSTLLYRRSPFPFVPSFDLVKQSAKLSLAKVSSIERLLQPTLKRTDDWYLYFDRIYSQSSLDFDEKPPFFPLVQPQLQEKDEQVIDATEQEVITEKVIERLQEHVTLVGKLKEADVLEKRLRDVKDLEERLQQVDDMAERLQEVIEEELGKEEVDRLREEESKIVVKKSVWKVETKEDEVDELEDQIKKVFLKGLLPEEEEAEMKESKLEVTDMSELDDSLKERLNHVEKEWRAEVEEKFGGPDVISTSSVVVYKKVEQRTNTKVTIVEERSQQEYSKKDVTSVVSEKKLEKMAMWSKTEGLEERELTERLQGEDRSQVEDKDVWFILLDRLPYKAVFKPPVFASVERAQEEEEEEEEEGGLFFSATQVLTVEEKREIIVEESKMTEDGVRGVPEITPPQTVTQRVDDWFVLLDVVPREMPYVPPVVPSVERPRVDQESYVISTTKIITVEEKREIIVEERKIKEDGVRGVPEITPPQTVTERVDDWFVLLDVVPKEMLYVPPVSLREQDQMDTERFVSVVTITADKEIREEVVEERKITQDMPRLVQEVPQQQQRIRDDDWFVLLDVVPRIPSYVPPVALVKHVEVSPKERSPVVEVTRVKQIEVMVVEDTEMQSQKQVLAQPQSVKQIEDDWFILLDVPIRVSAYVPPVSMADYDQGYAEETISTETVIVESRRKVVVEEIMIQKKEKELPKQIIPQKKVSQPVRQRDDDWYVLLDVTPRETVYVPPVPVVVSSQMYPSPQPQIAVKRVERKVDLEQIRSQPSQPRPERDDDWFVLFDAVRERAVTPLAAVTPVEPVPYMRKTIETEVTITETKTWKKITIGVDRKQDEARLSEIRSRQIAPPVEREGGDDWFVLFDVIRDKPVVVPQVAVVERIVDVVAAKVPKQKFITEDVRPFVTFVEIKPSKRRRVDDDWFVLLDVATKVQVAVDKQVRMYPEVRPAKEFAVKEVKVQKRVTTVDEREWRQKTIVQQKPRPTVREVEDDWYILLDVAPKPSVAVPERITFPKEVSRFQTKTRITILEMRPQFEKRILEERPAPSRAYISDDWFVLLDVGVKESAVSTQRGARPVSAPVFSQAALAEAGIPMALFDQPQTSTPIKTSRQEERRLEVTVETVEPSKMETVTEVKEFDKPQEDLLRHHASISELKRNFMESVPEPRPSEWDKRLSTHSPFRTLGINGQPLPSADGSVCISPLCNGSETSAAHEETGISLGFSGEYSPTVSHQSEPDRVEAPDAPVEAESAELCDQDVVVVFDTSLVPIVEVETAQLPSSPDPSCRVLDETQLKEEEQQEEGADPGASDCSGTIFGSSPASYFRSGGPQVIRCFQPPLVQTQTVTITAVSNSLPSGISTTEVPIVPTKTITYDSSKVTVDGTDEDKDGSSVSSSKTVTSETTSGTTITTTTTHISKVVKSGSSESRVEKRIVITADPEIEQDKEKDGGASAL